The following proteins come from a genomic window of Sardina pilchardus chromosome 1, fSarPil1.1, whole genome shotgun sequence:
- the LOC134076325 gene encoding zinc finger protein 436-like has protein sequence MLVQNIVQNSRFRHKRQIDRPKLTMQRTRGGRVRLTNSSWDHLCSASYMDLARPFSSGCAETHQFGLRVIVKEEDIKEEEYDHMITCPDEEEKPFVEFHCKTETDDTDSLRFSYNEMLQTIVKEEEVKKEEVKKEEEEEEEEEKEEEEVQHDEPGCLLESVSEHPHTTRQKIHGQNDDLSLQLKGRLHHCTVCRKSFTALREAEKHRQTHTFGRTELSTDKKTHDSGETCSASTSRPTSLTRDMPAHTGDKRPHECVQCGKTFRRLESLRRHHMLIYVRKKPHTCDQCGKGFIERSDLKAHMLVGLHTGEKPHKCVQCGKAFDRSTDLKRHMLIHTGEKPHKCVQCARAFLRFSSLTCHMLTHTRQKQPHKCVHCRKEFLQISALKTHMKMHTAEQLYTCVQCGKSFRRLANLQQMADAAVTLDIDFMNVLCAQSQRLSNGETQHSKDPPKAKRCWVGS, from the exons ATGTTGGTTCAAAACATTGTCCAAAACTCCAGATTCAGACACAAACGCCAAATCGACAGACCGAAGTTGACGATGCAGAGAACCAGAGGAGGAAGGGTACG GCTAACAAACTCTTCTTGGGATCATCTTTGCTCTGCTAGCTACATGGATCTTGCACGTCCATTTAGTTCCGGCTGTGCTGAAACGCACCAGTTTGGCCTGAGAGTGATCGTGAAAGAAGAGGATATAAAAGAGGAGGAATATGATCACATGATTACATGTCCAGATGAAGAAGAAAAGCCCTTTGTAGAGTTtcactgtaaaactgaaacagacGACACAGACTCACTAAGGTTTTCTTACAATGAAATGCTACAGACAATAGTGAAGGAAGAAGAGGTGAAGAAAGAAGAagtgaagaaagaggaggaagaagaggaggaggaggagaaggaagaagaggaggtgcAGCATGACGAGCCCGGCTGTCTGCTGGAAA GTGTATCAGAACACCCACATACCACACGACAGAAGATCCACGGACAGAATGATGACCTCAGCCTGCAACTCAAAGGAAGGCTGCACCACTGCACCGTCTGCAGGAAGAGCTTCACAGCCCTGAGAGAAGCCGAGAAGCAtcggcagacacacactttcggCAGAACAGAGCTGAGCACGGACAAAAAGACTCACGACTCTGGAGAGACATGTTCAGCGTCCACTTCTCGACCTACAAGCCTGACACGGGACATGCCAGCACACACTGGGGACAAGCGGCCTCAcgaatgtgtccagtgtggaaaaaccTTTAGAAGGTTAGAAAGTCTTCGACGTCATCATATGTTAATTTACGTGAGAAAGAAGCCCCATACATGTGATCAGTGTGGGAAAGGGTTTATAGAACGCTCGGATTTGAAGGCCCACATGCTGGTAGGCCTTCACACGGGGGAGAAGCCTCacaaatgtgtccagtgtggaaaagcttttgaCAGGTCTACAGATCTCAAACgccacatgctcatacacactggagagaagcctcataaatgtgtccagtgtgcgaGAGCCTTTTTACGATTTTCAAGCCTTACATgtcacatgctaacacacactcgACAGAAacagcctcataaatgtgtccattGTAGAAAAGAGTTTTTGCAAATTTCAGCTCTTAAAACCCAcatgaaaatgcacactgcagaGCAGCTATATacatgtgtccagtgtggaaaatctTTTAGAAGGCTGGCAAATCTTCAAC AAATGGCAGATGCTGCTGTTACACTGGACATTGACTTCATGAACGTTCTCTGTGCACAATCGCAGAGACTTTCTAATggggagacacagcactcaaaagACCCTCCAAAGGCCAAAAGGTGTTGGGTTGGATCGTGA